In Nitratireductor basaltis, the following are encoded in one genomic region:
- a CDS encoding pyruvate dehydrogenase complex E1 component subunit beta produces MPTEILMPALSPTMEEGNLAKWLKKEGDSVAPGDVIAEIETDKATMEVEAVDEGTIGKILIEEGTEGVKVNTPIAVLLEEGESADDLDKSASSAPAKDSEAPAEEASSQQNEEAPKAAAAPKSVKQELPSDPDIPEGTEMVPTTVREALRDAMAEEMRRDEDVFVMGEEVAEYQGAYKITQGLLDEFGDRRVVDTPITEHGFAGVGVGAAFAGLKPIVEFMTFNFAMQAMDQIINSAAKTLYMAGGQMGAPIVFRGPNGAAARVAAQHSQDYAAWYGHIPGLKVVMPYTAADAKGLLKAAIRDPNPVVFLENEILYGQTFDVPKMDDFVLPIGKARIHKIGTDATIVSFGIGMTYAVKAAEELAGEGLDVEIIDLRTIRPLDLDTVIESVKKTNRLVTVEEGFPQSSVGDHIAAQVMQRAFDYLDAPVITITGKDVPMPYAANLEKLALPNVAEVVEAVKAVSYRN; encoded by the coding sequence ATGCCAACGGAAATTCTCATGCCCGCGCTTTCCCCGACCATGGAGGAAGGCAATCTTGCCAAGTGGCTCAAGAAGGAAGGTGACAGCGTTGCTCCTGGCGACGTGATTGCCGAGATCGAAACCGACAAGGCCACGATGGAAGTCGAAGCCGTCGACGAAGGCACGATCGGGAAGATCCTGATCGAAGAGGGAACGGAAGGCGTGAAGGTCAACACGCCTATCGCCGTACTTCTCGAAGAAGGCGAAAGCGCTGACGATCTGGACAAGTCCGCATCCAGCGCGCCAGCGAAGGATTCCGAAGCACCTGCCGAGGAAGCATCTTCCCAGCAGAACGAAGAGGCCCCCAAGGCCGCTGCTGCGCCCAAGTCTGTCAAGCAGGAGCTTCCTTCCGATCCGGATATTCCGGAAGGCACCGAGATGGTTCCGACCACCGTTCGCGAGGCGCTTCGCGACGCGATGGCCGAAGAAATGCGCCGCGACGAGGATGTCTTCGTCATGGGTGAAGAAGTCGCCGAGTATCAAGGCGCCTACAAGATTACCCAGGGGTTGCTCGATGAGTTCGGCGACCGCCGCGTTGTCGACACGCCGATCACAGAACATGGTTTTGCCGGTGTCGGTGTCGGTGCCGCCTTTGCCGGTTTGAAGCCGATTGTCGAGTTCATGACCTTCAACTTTGCCATGCAGGCGATGGACCAGATCATCAACTCGGCAGCCAAGACCCTCTATATGGCAGGCGGCCAGATGGGTGCGCCGATCGTGTTCCGTGGCCCGAACGGTGCTGCTGCACGTGTCGCAGCCCAGCACAGCCAGGACTATGCGGCGTGGTACGGCCATATTCCGGGTCTCAAGGTCGTCATGCCCTACACCGCAGCGGATGCGAAGGGCTTGTTGAAAGCAGCCATCCGTGACCCCAATCCGGTGGTTTTCCTCGAGAACGAGATTCTCTACGGGCAGACCTTCGACGTGCCGAAGATGGATGACTTCGTGCTGCCCATCGGCAAGGCGCGCATTCACAAGATTGGTACGGACGCGACCATCGTCTCCTTCGGCATCGGCATGACCTATGCGGTCAAGGCCGCCGAGGAACTGGCCGGCGAAGGTCTTGATGTGGAGATCATCGATCTGCGCACGATCCGTCCGCTTGATCTCGATACGGTTATCGAGTCGGTGAAGAAGACGAACCGTCTTGTGACAGTCGAGGAAGGCTTCCCGCAGTCGTCCGTGGGCGATCACATCGCTGCCCAGGTGATGCAGCGTGCATTTGACTATCTCGATGCACCGGTCATCACCATCACGGGCAAGGATGTGCCGATGCCTTATGCGGCCAATCTTGAAAAGCTGGCTCTGCCCAATGTGGCGGAAGTGGTCGAAGCGGTGAAAGCCGTTTCCTACCGGAACTGA
- the pdhA gene encoding pyruvate dehydrogenase (acetyl-transferring) E1 component subunit alpha, with protein MATSARKASSKSAPSRSKGTPQTAVAAANAVKTPEPADFKKEDELKAYEEMLLIRRFEEKAGQLYGMGLIGGFCHLYIGQEAVVVGMQMSLKEGDQVITGYRDHGHMLATGMEARGVMAELTGRRGGYSKGKGGSMHMFSKEKHFYGGHGIVGAQVSLGTGLAFANRYRGNDSVSLTYFGDGAANQGQVYESFNMASLWKLPVVYIIENNRYAMGTSVSRSSAETDFSMRGISFKIPGIQVDGMDVRAVKAAGDLAVEWCRSGKGPIILEMQTYRYRGHSMSDPAKYRTKEEVQKMRSEQDPIEQVKNRLIEKKWASEDDLKAIDKKVREVVADSAEFAQNDPEPDVSELYTDILL; from the coding sequence ATGGCGACATCCGCCAGGAAAGCCTCATCGAAGTCGGCACCCAGCCGTTCCAAGGGTACGCCCCAGACGGCTGTTGCTGCTGCCAACGCGGTGAAGACACCCGAGCCAGCCGATTTCAAGAAGGAAGACGAACTGAAGGCCTATGAGGAGATGCTCCTCATCCGCCGTTTCGAGGAGAAGGCGGGCCAGCTTTACGGCATGGGGCTGATCGGTGGTTTCTGCCACCTCTATATCGGTCAGGAAGCCGTGGTTGTCGGTATGCAGATGTCGCTCAAGGAGGGTGATCAGGTCATCACCGGTTACCGTGATCACGGCCACATGCTTGCAACCGGAATGGAAGCACGTGGTGTGATGGCAGAGCTTACCGGTCGCCGTGGAGGCTACTCCAAGGGCAAGGGCGGCTCCATGCACATGTTCTCGAAAGAGAAGCATTTCTATGGCGGTCACGGCATCGTGGGCGCACAGGTGTCGCTGGGTACCGGTCTGGCCTTCGCGAATCGGTATCGCGGCAATGACAGTGTCTCTCTGACCTATTTCGGCGATGGCGCGGCCAATCAGGGTCAGGTCTATGAAAGCTTCAACATGGCTTCGCTGTGGAAGCTTCCGGTGGTCTACATCATCGAGAACAACCGCTACGCCATGGGTACATCCGTTTCGCGTTCATCCGCTGAAACCGATTTCTCCATGCGCGGCATCTCCTTCAAGATACCGGGCATCCAGGTCGACGGCATGGATGTGCGTGCCGTGAAGGCTGCCGGCGATCTTGCCGTCGAGTGGTGCCGTTCCGGCAAGGGTCCGATCATCCTCGAGATGCAGACCTATCGCTATCGCGGGCACTCCATGTCCGATCCGGCCAAGTACCGGACGAAGGAGGAAGTGCAGAAGATGCGCTCCGAGCAGGATCCGATCGAGCAGGTGAAGAACCGTCTGATCGAGAAGAAGTGGGCGAGCGAGGACGACCTGAAGGCCATCGACAAGAAGGTTCGCGAAGTGGTCGCCGATTCCGCCGAATTCGCTCAGAACGACCCCGAGCCGGATGTATCCGAGCTCTATACCGACATTCTGCTCTAA
- a CDS encoding pyruvate dehydrogenase complex dihydrolipoamide acetyltransferase, whose amino-acid sequence MPIKITMPALSPTMEEGNLAKWLVKEGDTVSAGDVIAEIETDKATMEVEAVDEGTVAKLVVSEGTEGVKVNALIAVLAEEGEDASEAAKAAEGGESAPAKEAPKAEEKKDEPAPAKAEASAKAEAAPSKSDDAAKGERVFASPLARRIAKDAGIDLKTLKGSGPKGRIVKADVEKAREEGVPAGKAADAPAAASAAKPMSDDAVLKLFEEGSYELVPHDSMRKTIARRLVEAKSTIPHFYLTVDCELDALLKLRKELNAAAPVVKTDDGEKPAYKLSVNDMVIKAMAMALQAVPDANVSWTEANMVRHKHADVGVAVSIPGGLITPIIRKAEQKTLSAISNEMKDLAGRARNRKLKPEEYQGGSTAVSNLGMFGIKDFSAVINPPHATILAVGAGEQRPVVKDGELAVATVMSATLSTDHRAVDGVLGAELLAAFKRLIENPMGMLV is encoded by the coding sequence ATGCCGATCAAGATCACAATGCCTGCGCTCTCACCAACCATGGAAGAGGGCAACCTCGCCAAGTGGCTGGTGAAAGAAGGCGATACCGTCTCGGCCGGTGATGTCATTGCCGAGATCGAGACGGACAAGGCGACGATGGAAGTCGAGGCCGTGGACGAAGGCACGGTGGCAAAGCTTGTCGTTTCCGAAGGCACCGAGGGCGTGAAGGTCAATGCCCTCATCGCGGTTCTGGCAGAAGAAGGCGAGGATGCATCCGAGGCAGCCAAGGCGGCGGAAGGTGGCGAAAGTGCACCTGCCAAGGAAGCTCCGAAGGCTGAGGAAAAGAAGGACGAGCCTGCTCCAGCAAAGGCTGAAGCTTCTGCGAAAGCGGAGGCCGCACCATCCAAGAGCGACGACGCTGCGAAGGGTGAACGCGTTTTTGCCTCGCCTCTCGCGCGCCGAATCGCCAAGGACGCAGGTATCGACCTCAAGACCTTGAAGGGCAGTGGTCCAAAAGGCCGGATCGTCAAGGCTGACGTGGAGAAGGCCAGGGAAGAAGGTGTTCCTGCGGGCAAGGCCGCGGATGCACCTGCGGCAGCGTCAGCAGCCAAGCCCATGTCCGACGATGCCGTTCTCAAGCTGTTCGAGGAAGGCTCCTACGAGCTTGTGCCGCATGATTCCATGCGCAAGACCATCGCGCGGCGTCTGGTCGAGGCGAAGAGCACGATTCCGCATTTCTATCTGACGGTGGATTGCGAGCTCGACGCGCTGCTGAAGCTTCGCAAGGAGCTGAATGCGGCGGCGCCCGTGGTAAAGACCGACGACGGCGAGAAGCCTGCCTACAAGCTTTCGGTCAATGATATGGTCATCAAAGCCATGGCCATGGCGCTGCAGGCGGTGCCGGACGCTAATGTATCGTGGACAGAGGCCAATATGGTCCGCCACAAACATGCCGATGTCGGCGTTGCGGTCTCAATTCCCGGTGGCCTCATAACGCCGATCATTCGCAAGGCGGAACAGAAGACGCTGTCTGCCATCTCAAACGAAATGAAAGATCTGGCGGGCCGGGCTCGTAACCGCAAGCTGAAGCCTGAGGAATATCAGGGTGGCAGCACTGCGGTTTCCAATTTGGGCATGTTCGGCATCAAGGATTTCTCCGCAGTCATCAACCCGCCCCATGCGACCATTCTGGCCGTTGGTGCTGGCGAGCAGCGTCCGGTCGTCAAGGATGGCGAACTGGCCGTTGCGACGGTGATGTCCGCCACGCTTTCCACCGATCACCGTGCGGTCGACGGTGTTCTTGGCGCGGAGCTTCTGGCAGCATTCAAGCGTCTCATCGAGAACCCGATGGGCATGCTGGTCTAA
- a CDS encoding VOC family protein, translating into MSDRAPTTSTVAIDHCVLPVASLAVARERYEALGFTVAPDALHPFGTGNACIFFADGTYLEPLAVCDRTAYRDALSDQNSFILRDKSFRQTQGNEGFSALALKTDDARADHERFLLSGNSAGAPVEFARPLKGPDGSTGEARFRLAFSAPAGTGGFCFTCQRLHRSAMGGGTSSRHGNGVSGLLSVSVKVGDLETAQIYFSKLACVPAIGTETGAVVRFRNCAVHLEQDPAMPDSDEIRFDAVTFSCADPGKLRQILTRSNIVWQERNGAIHIPTAPGQGATFIFKENDHEA; encoded by the coding sequence ATGAGCGATAGAGCGCCCACGACCAGTACTGTTGCAATTGACCACTGCGTCTTGCCAGTGGCCTCGCTTGCAGTGGCACGTGAACGCTATGAGGCGCTTGGCTTCACGGTCGCGCCGGATGCATTACATCCTTTTGGAACCGGCAATGCCTGCATCTTTTTTGCAGACGGCACCTATCTGGAACCGCTGGCGGTTTGCGACCGGACTGCCTATCGGGATGCTTTGAGCGACCAAAACAGTTTCATCCTGCGTGACAAGAGTTTCAGACAGACGCAGGGCAATGAGGGATTTTCCGCACTCGCCCTGAAAACCGACGACGCTCGGGCAGATCATGAGCGCTTCCTTCTGTCGGGCAACTCTGCCGGTGCTCCCGTAGAGTTTGCACGTCCTCTGAAAGGGCCTGACGGTTCGACGGGGGAAGCACGATTTCGGTTGGCTTTCTCTGCGCCTGCAGGGACTGGCGGTTTTTGCTTTACCTGCCAGCGCTTGCACCGCTCGGCCATGGGGGGCGGAACCTCGAGCCGGCACGGGAACGGCGTTAGCGGTCTGCTTTCGGTCTCCGTGAAAGTCGGAGACCTCGAGACAGCCCAAATCTATTTCAGCAAGCTCGCCTGTGTTCCTGCCATTGGTACAGAAACCGGCGCGGTGGTTCGGTTCCGGAATTGTGCCGTTCACCTGGAGCAGGATCCCGCGATGCCTGACAGCGACGAGATCCGCTTCGATGCGGTGACATTTTCATGCGCCGACCCGGGAAAGCTTCGTCAAATTCTGACGCGTTCGAATATTGTCTGGCAGGAAAGGAATGGTGCCATACACATTCCGACTGCGCCGGGCCAGGGCGCGACATTCATCTTCAAGGAGAATGATCATGAAGCCTAA
- a CDS encoding CTP synthase, which translates to MARYVFITGGVVSSLGKGIAAAALGALLQARGYRVRIRKLDPYLNVDPGTMSPYQHGEVFVTDDGAETDLDLGHYERFTGRSATKSDNITTGRIYQNILEKERRGDYLGATVQVIPHVTDEIKQFILEGNEDFDFVLCEIGGTVGDIEAMPFLEAIRQLGNELPRGNALYVHLTLMPWIPAAGELKTKPTQHSVKELRSIGIAPDILLVRADREIPAEERRKLSLFCNVRESAVIQALDVAHIYDVPTAYHREGLDSEVLAAFGIEPAPKPRMQQWQEVADRIHNPEGEVTIAVVGKYTGLKDAYKSLNEALAHGGMANRVRVKLEWIEAEIFEKEDPAPWLEKVHGILVPGGFGERGAEGKILAAKFARERKVPYFGICFGMQMACIEAARSLAGIEEASSTEFGPTKEPVVGLMTEWLKGNMLEKRTAAGDLGGTMRLGAFEAKLVEGSRIADIYGSETISERHRHRYEVNIGYREKLEECGLVFAGLSPDGVLPETVEYADHPWFIGVQYHPELKSRPLEPHPLFASFIEAAVEQSRLV; encoded by the coding sequence ATGGCGCGATATGTTTTCATCACCGGCGGCGTGGTTTCTTCTCTCGGCAAGGGTATTGCAGCAGCAGCCTTGGGCGCTTTGCTCCAGGCACGTGGATATCGTGTGCGTATCCGCAAGCTCGATCCGTACCTGAATGTCGATCCGGGAACGATGTCGCCCTATCAGCATGGCGAAGTTTTCGTTACCGACGACGGTGCGGAGACCGACCTTGATCTCGGACATTATGAACGCTTCACGGGGCGCTCGGCGACGAAGTCGGACAACATCACGACCGGCCGGATCTACCAGAACATTCTGGAGAAAGAACGCCGTGGCGACTATCTGGGCGCGACCGTGCAGGTCATTCCCCATGTGACGGACGAGATCAAGCAGTTCATCCTCGAAGGCAACGAGGATTTCGACTTCGTTCTGTGCGAGATTGGCGGCACAGTGGGCGATATCGAGGCGATGCCGTTCCTCGAGGCGATTCGCCAGCTTGGCAACGAGCTCCCGCGTGGCAATGCGCTTTACGTGCATCTCACGCTCATGCCGTGGATCCCGGCTGCAGGCGAGCTCAAGACGAAGCCTACGCAGCATTCGGTGAAGGAGCTGCGCTCAATCGGTATTGCACCCGATATCCTTCTCGTGCGGGCCGATCGTGAAATTCCCGCGGAAGAGCGGCGCAAGCTCTCACTGTTCTGCAATGTGCGCGAATCGGCAGTGATTCAGGCGCTGGATGTTGCGCATATCTATGATGTGCCGACGGCCTATCATCGCGAAGGTCTTGATTCTGAGGTGCTTGCAGCCTTCGGTATCGAGCCGGCACCGAAGCCGCGCATGCAGCAGTGGCAGGAAGTTGCCGACCGGATCCATAATCCCGAAGGCGAAGTCACCATTGCGGTGGTCGGCAAATACACCGGCCTGAAGGATGCCTACAAGTCGCTCAACGAAGCGCTTGCTCATGGTGGCATGGCCAATCGCGTTCGCGTGAAGCTGGAATGGATCGAGGCGGAAATCTTCGAGAAGGAAGATCCCGCGCCCTGGCTTGAGAAAGTGCACGGCATTCTCGTTCCTGGCGGCTTTGGCGAGCGTGGTGCGGAAGGGAAGATCCTGGCTGCTAAGTTCGCGCGTGAACGCAAGGTGCCGTATTTCGGTATCTGCTTTGGCATGCAGATGGCCTGTATCGAAGCCGCACGTTCGCTGGCTGGCATTGAAGAGGCCTCGTCCACGGAATTCGGCCCGACCAAGGAGCCGGTGGTCGGCCTGATGACTGAGTGGCTGAAGGGCAACATGCTTGAGAAGCGCACCGCAGCCGGTGATCTGGGCGGCACGATGCGTCTCGGCGCATTTGAAGCCAAACTGGTGGAAGGTTCGCGCATTGCCGACATCTACGGCAGCGAGACGATTTCTGAGCGCCATCGCCACCGCTACGAGGTGAATATCGGCTATCGCGAGAAGCTGGAGGAATGCGGTCTTGTCTTTGCCGGTCTTTCTCCGGACGGCGTGCTTCCCGAGACGGTGGAATATGCGGACCATCCCTGGTTCATCGGCGTGCAGTACCACCCCGAGCTGAAGAGCCGTCCACTTGAGCCGCATCCGCTGTTCGCGTCCTTCATCGAAGCTGCGGTCGAACAATCGCGCCTTGTGTAG
- a CDS encoding SGNH/GDSL hydrolase family protein, whose translation MKTILCYGDSLTWGYDPQGPGRHAFETRWPSVLGRVLSGDAQVIAEGLNGRTTAFDDFTAGIDRNGARLLPSILSTHAPLDLVIIMLGTNDMKRFLCGHAIGAAKGMRRLVEIVQTHVYPFEQAAPKVLLVSPPHAVATSNGDFQQVFEGALEESAKLAGLYRDVADVSGAGFFDAASVANASPIDGIHLDAANTRSIGEALARPVKEILAL comes from the coding sequence ATGAAGACCATCCTGTGCTATGGCGATTCCCTGACCTGGGGTTACGATCCGCAAGGTCCGGGACGCCATGCGTTCGAAACGCGCTGGCCAAGTGTACTTGGTCGCGTCCTTTCAGGCGATGCGCAGGTGATTGCTGAAGGTCTGAACGGGCGAACCACCGCATTTGACGACTTCACGGCAGGCATTGATCGGAACGGGGCGCGGCTTTTGCCGAGCATCCTTTCCACTCATGCTCCGCTCGATCTCGTCATCATCATGCTCGGCACCAATGACATGAAGCGCTTCCTGTGCGGGCATGCCATCGGTGCCGCGAAAGGCATGCGGCGGCTGGTGGAGATTGTCCAGACCCATGTCTATCCGTTCGAACAGGCCGCGCCAAAGGTCCTGCTCGTCTCGCCACCGCATGCAGTCGCCACCTCAAACGGCGATTTCCAGCAGGTATTTGAGGGGGCGTTGGAAGAAAGTGCGAAGCTGGCTGGTCTTTACCGGGATGTAGCGGACGTTTCGGGCGCAGGTTTCTTCGACGCGGCTTCCGTGGCCAATGCCAGCCCGATCGACGGCATCCATCTCGATGCGGCCAACACACGTTCCATCGGTGAGGCACTCGCCAGGCCGGTTAAGGAAATTCTCGCGCTTTAG
- the kdsA gene encoding 3-deoxy-8-phosphooctulonate synthase, whose protein sequence is MKPNTSVKVGDAVFANDAPFALIAGPCQMESRQHAFDMAGKLKELTTELGLGFVFKTSFDKANRTSLSGKRGMGLEAALPVFADIRKELSLPVLTDIHNEEQCVVVGEVVDVLQIPAFLCRQTDLLIAAAKTGKVINVKKGQFLAPWDMGNVISKVTESGNPNVLVTERGASFGYNTLVSDMRALPQMAEFGAPVIFDATHSVQQPGGRGGSSGGDRRFVEPLASAAVAVGVAGIFIETHEDPDNAPSDGPNMVPFADMKRLLERLMAFDSVSKNT, encoded by the coding sequence ATGAAGCCTAATACAAGCGTGAAGGTCGGCGATGCGGTATTCGCCAATGACGCTCCGTTCGCGCTCATTGCCGGTCCGTGCCAGATGGAATCGCGCCAGCATGCTTTCGACATGGCCGGCAAGCTCAAGGAACTGACTACCGAGCTTGGTCTTGGCTTCGTCTTCAAGACCAGTTTCGACAAGGCCAATCGCACATCGCTTTCGGGCAAGCGGGGAATGGGGCTGGAAGCAGCCCTTCCGGTCTTTGCGGATATCCGCAAGGAGCTCTCACTGCCCGTGCTGACCGACATCCACAACGAAGAACAATGCGTTGTGGTGGGCGAGGTCGTCGATGTCCTTCAGATTCCGGCCTTTCTCTGCCGACAAACGGATCTGCTCATTGCTGCTGCGAAAACCGGCAAGGTCATCAATGTGAAAAAGGGACAGTTCCTGGCTCCCTGGGATATGGGAAACGTGATCAGCAAGGTCACCGAATCAGGCAATCCCAATGTGCTGGTGACCGAACGCGGGGCATCGTTCGGCTACAATACACTCGTGTCTGACATGCGAGCCCTGCCGCAGATGGCGGAGTTTGGCGCTCCGGTCATCTTTGACGCCACGCATTCCGTTCAGCAGCCGGGCGGGCGAGGCGGGTCGAGCGGTGGTGACCGCCGCTTTGTGGAACCGCTCGCCAGCGCAGCGGTAGCGGTTGGTGTCGCGGGCATTTTCATAGAGACGCATGAAGATCCCGACAATGCACCTTCCGATGGGCCGAACATGGTGCCATTTGCCGACATGAAGCGGTTGCTGGAGCGCCTGATGGCTTTTGACAGTGTTTCAAAGAACACCTGA
- a CDS encoding FtsB family cell division protein: MWTRHHKRRNTGRLIVPMIACVVLAYFSYHAYHGRYGINSKASLEARLELLEAQHQKIVSSRVKLEERLALLQDGSVERDMLDEQARRALNLAQDRELVIFRVQRSN; the protein is encoded by the coding sequence ATGTGGACCCGCCATCACAAAAGACGCAATACCGGTCGGCTGATCGTTCCGATGATCGCCTGCGTCGTGCTGGCTTATTTCAGCTATCACGCCTATCATGGCCGCTACGGGATCAACTCCAAGGCCAGCCTTGAGGCGAGGCTGGAACTGCTTGAAGCACAGCATCAAAAGATTGTCTCGTCACGGGTGAAGCTGGAAGAGAGGCTTGCGCTGCTGCAGGACGGATCCGTGGAGCGGGACATGCTCGATGAACAGGCGCGGCGCGCACTCAATCTCGCCCAGGATCGTGAATTGGTGATCTTTAGGGTGCAGCGCAGCAATTAA
- the eno gene encoding phosphopyruvate hydratase, whose protein sequence is MTAIIDIVGREILDSRGNPTVEVDVYLEDGSMGRAAVPSGASTGAHEAVELRDGGTRYLGKGVERAVEAVNGEIFEAVGGLEAEEQMQIDQTMIDLDGTPNKSRLGANAILGVSLAVAKAAANASGLPLYRYVGGASAHILPVPMMNIINGGAHADNPIDFQEFMVIPVGAESLSESVRWGAEIFHTLKAGLKKAGHNTNVGDEGGFAPGLNSAQEALDFIMASVEKAGYKPGEQVAIGLDCAATEFFKDGKYVYEGEGTTRDAQAQAEYLAKLSSDYPIISIEDGMGEDDFEGWKILTELAGDRVQLVGDDLFVTNSARLNDGIGMGIANSILVKVNQIGTLTETLDAVETAHKAGYTAVMSHRSGETEDSTIADLAVATNCGQIKTGSLARSDRLAKYNQLIRIEQQLGRQARYHGKKMLRG, encoded by the coding sequence ATGACAGCCATCATCGACATCGTCGGACGTGAAATTCTTGATAGCCGCGGTAATCCGACTGTGGAGGTCGATGTTTACCTTGAAGATGGCTCCATGGGCCGTGCTGCCGTTCCTTCAGGGGCGTCCACAGGCGCGCATGAAGCCGTTGAACTTCGTGATGGTGGTACGCGATATCTCGGCAAGGGTGTAGAGCGCGCTGTCGAGGCCGTGAATGGAGAGATCTTCGAGGCTGTCGGTGGTCTTGAAGCCGAAGAGCAGATGCAGATCGATCAGACGATGATCGACCTCGATGGTACTCCAAACAAGAGCCGTCTTGGTGCGAATGCGATCCTGGGTGTTTCGCTGGCAGTCGCCAAAGCCGCGGCGAATGCTTCCGGGCTGCCGCTCTATCGCTATGTAGGTGGCGCTTCCGCTCACATCCTGCCAGTGCCGATGATGAACATCATCAATGGCGGCGCGCATGCCGACAACCCGATCGATTTTCAGGAATTCATGGTCATCCCGGTTGGCGCGGAATCACTTTCGGAGTCCGTGCGCTGGGGGGCAGAGATTTTCCACACGCTGAAGGCGGGTCTGAAAAAGGCCGGCCACAACACCAATGTGGGTGATGAAGGCGGATTCGCTCCGGGCCTCAACAGCGCACAGGAAGCCCTCGACTTCATCATGGCTTCGGTCGAGAAGGCTGGCTACAAGCCCGGTGAACAGGTCGCCATCGGTCTTGATTGTGCTGCCACCGAGTTTTTCAAGGACGGGAAATATGTCTACGAAGGCGAGGGGACAACACGCGACGCGCAGGCGCAGGCCGAGTATCTTGCCAAGCTTTCGTCCGACTACCCGATCATCTCGATCGAGGACGGCATGGGTGAAGACGACTTCGAAGGCTGGAAGATTCTGACAGAACTGGCTGGCGACCGCGTCCAGCTCGTCGGTGACGATCTTTTCGTGACCAATTCAGCCCGCCTGAATGACGGCATCGGCATGGGAATCGCCAACTCGATCCTCGTGAAGGTGAACCAGATCGGCACGCTGACGGAGACGCTGGACGCGGTCGAGACGGCGCACAAGGCTGGCTACACCGCCGTGATGTCGCATCGCTCGGGCGAGACCGAGGACTCCACCATCGCCGATCTGGCCGTTGCCACCAATTGCGGGCAGATCAAGACCGGATCGCTGGCGCGTTCGGACCGGCTGGCAAAGTACAACCAGCTTATCCGTATCGAGCAGCAGCTTGGGCGTCAGGCGCGCTACCACGGCAAGAAGATGCTGCGCGGCTGA